Proteins from a genomic interval of Carnobacterium inhibens subsp. inhibens DSM 13024:
- a CDS encoding conjugal transfer protein TrbL family protein: protein MGAKVAEMFKEWITDLLETTFNLLGKLIFDHNALSGFFSQLYGIFIAFGGVMLVTIALSKVLIFLLSEAEGSRDASVWVLIVDSFKASAMVLILPLILIFSLDMIVYPLGEWMFSSIGGMTANKINSFIEIEDVSQVAPNVISTLILLLFLLIVFATFLIKICIYHADLVLLELLSVWAAISIINEEYNYMSVWWREFLSQIVSIIVQMGLMVGIVEVLSSTTFEWYSFMLLIGFGVLIIRGPSVLRSMWYGTGSGKATMQGGKMATRMYMMKAKSITSAASATK from the coding sequence ATGGGTGCTAAAGTAGCTGAAATGTTTAAAGAATGGATTACTGACCTATTAGAAACGACTTTCAATTTATTAGGCAAACTTATTTTTGATCACAATGCACTAAGCGGATTTTTTTCTCAACTGTATGGAATTTTTATAGCTTTTGGTGGTGTAATGTTGGTTACAATTGCTTTATCTAAAGTATTGATTTTTTTATTATCTGAAGCGGAAGGTAGTCGAGACGCTTCTGTATGGGTATTGATTGTCGATTCTTTTAAGGCTAGTGCAATGGTACTAATATTACCGTTAATTTTAATTTTTTCACTCGATATGATTGTCTATCCATTAGGAGAATGGATGTTTAGTTCAATTGGTGGAATGACAGCAAATAAAATTAATTCCTTTATTGAAATAGAGGACGTTTCGCAAGTAGCACCTAATGTTATCAGTACACTTATCTTACTTTTATTCTTACTTATTGTATTTGCGACCTTCTTAATCAAAATATGTATTTATCATGCGGATCTCGTCTTGTTGGAGTTGCTGAGTGTTTGGGCAGCAATATCTATTATCAATGAAGAGTACAATTATATGTCCGTATGGTGGCGCGAATTTCTGAGCCAAATTGTGAGTATTATTGTCCAAATGGGTTTAATGGTTGGGATTGTAGAAGTATTATCTAGTACAACCTTTGAATGGTACAGTTTTATGTTGCTAATTGGTTTTGGTGTATTAATTATTCGTGGGCCAAGTGTTTTAAGAAGCATGTGGTATGGAACAGGATCTGGTAAAGCAACTATGCAAGGTGGTAAAATGGCTACTCGAATGTATATGATGAAAGCTAAAAGTATAACAAGTGCAGCTTCAGCAACAAAATAA
- a CDS encoding VirD4-like conjugal transfer protein, CD1115 family, giving the protein MTGTILGILNSKVIIQPTESKPNRNIMVMGGPGSFKTQSFVITNVYNETENSIVVTDPKGEVYEQTAAVKQQQGYDVRVLNFANMMASDRHNPIDYVKKDIHATTVATKIVDSANKDSKRDVWYYSQRALLKALILFVKYELPPERRNMEGILDFLQEFDPESDEDGESGLDEEFLKLERKHPARRAYELGYKKAKGDMQGSIIMSLLTTISDFVDDEVAEFTRFSDFNLRDIGRKKMVLYVIIPVMDQSWEGLINIFFSQLFNELYDFASENHSKLPKSVNFILDEFVNLGKFPGYEEFLATCRGYGIGVATIIQTLTQLQDKYGDKKAESILGNCAVKTCLNAANSTTAEYFKRLLDKATVKVETESESTQHGKENNSSSSSENQSYTGRDLMTAGEIMQMADDTSLIIFQNKRPIQAKKAFQFELFPQPKFLLNQSDYTPHSTSAQLEKFEQDKENYQSYMKADAENRTEREKEQSEEREKAKEQKEQGIITEAAGFFKSMN; this is encoded by the coding sequence ATGACAGGAACCATTTTAGGTATTTTAAATAGTAAAGTCATTATTCAACCCACTGAATCGAAACCCAATCGAAACATAATGGTGATGGGAGGACCAGGGTCTTTTAAAACACAAAGTTTTGTGATTACAAATGTCTACAATGAAACGGAAAATAGCATCGTTGTGACGGATCCAAAAGGAGAAGTTTATGAGCAAACAGCTGCCGTTAAACAGCAGCAAGGATATGACGTCCGGGTCTTGAATTTTGCAAATATGATGGCTTCTGACCGACACAATCCTATTGATTACGTCAAAAAAGACATTCATGCCACAACAGTGGCAACTAAAATTGTGGACAGTGCTAACAAAGACAGTAAAAGAGACGTTTGGTATTACTCACAAAGAGCACTGTTAAAGGCTCTTATTTTGTTCGTGAAGTATGAATTGCCTCCTGAGAGACGAAATATGGAGGGCATCTTAGACTTTTTACAAGAGTTTGACCCAGAATCAGATGAAGATGGCGAAAGTGGCTTAGATGAAGAGTTTTTAAAACTTGAACGCAAACACCCAGCTAGACGAGCCTATGAATTAGGCTATAAAAAAGCCAAAGGAGACATGCAAGGCAGTATCATTATGTCCCTTCTAACAACGATTTCCGACTTTGTGGATGATGAAGTCGCCGAATTCACACGATTTAGCGATTTTAATTTACGCGATATTGGACGCAAAAAAATGGTGCTTTACGTGATTATTCCGGTGATGGATCAATCGTGGGAAGGGCTAATCAATATCTTTTTTAGCCAGTTATTTAACGAACTCTATGATTTTGCATCTGAGAACCACTCAAAATTGCCAAAATCAGTGAACTTTATTTTAGATGAATTTGTGAACTTAGGTAAATTTCCTGGATATGAAGAATTTTTAGCTACTTGTCGAGGGTATGGAATTGGAGTGGCCACCATTATTCAAACCTTGACGCAATTGCAGGATAAATATGGCGATAAAAAAGCGGAAAGTATTTTAGGGAACTGTGCAGTGAAAACGTGCTTAAACGCTGCAAATTCGACTACTGCTGAGTACTTTAAACGGTTGTTGGATAAGGCTACTGTAAAGGTTGAAACTGAGTCTGAGAGCACACAACATGGGAAAGAAAACAATTCTAGTAGTTCTAGCGAAAATCAAAGTTACACGGGAAGAGATTTAATGACGGCTGGTGAAATTATGCAGATGGCAGATGATACGAGTTTGATTATCTTTCAAAATAAACGCCCCATTCAAGCGAAAAAAGCTTTCCAATTTGAGTTATTTCCGCAACCTAAATTCTTATTGAATCAAAGTGACTACACACCACATTCTACATCTGCACAACTAGAAAAATTCGAACAAGATAAAGAAAACTATCAATCCTACATGAAAGCAGACGCTGAGAATCGAACCGAACGAGAAAAGGAACAGTCTGAAGAACGAGAAAAAGCAAAAGAGCAAAAAGAACAAGGAATAATAACTGAAGCGGCCGGATTTTTTAAGTCAATGAACTAA
- a CDS encoding JAB domain-containing protein, with amino-acid sequence MLEKTKKIVEKNMIIEIVKVKQVILERPVEYQLHISSTEVAAQIGVAEIGDEAQEVLLLLILNSQNEINAIHRVFQGSLKSSIAHPSEIFRSALLNNGAKILIYHNHPSGNVEPSEEDRIFTNRIAKVGDLLGVELLDHIIVSDSSWYSFKEFCLL; translated from the coding sequence ATGTTAGAAAAAACAAAAAAAATTGTAGAAAAAAATATGATTATTGAGATTGTTAAAGTTAAACAAGTGATACTAGAAAGACCTGTTGAATATCAACTACATATTAGTTCAACTGAAGTAGCTGCCCAAATTGGAGTAGCAGAAATTGGTGACGAAGCACAAGAAGTCTTGCTTTTACTTATCTTAAATTCACAAAATGAAATAAACGCTATACATCGCGTTTTCCAAGGTAGTTTAAAATCAAGTATTGCACATCCTAGTGAGATATTTAGAAGTGCTTTATTGAATAATGGCGCAAAAATATTGATTTACCATAACCATCCTAGTGGGAATGTAGAACCTTCTGAAGAAGATAGGATATTCACTAACAGAATAGCTAAAGTAGGAGACTTATTAGGGGTAGAACTCTTAGACCATATCATAGTGAGTGATAGCAGTTGGTATTCTTTTAAAGAATTTTGCCTTTTGTAA
- a CDS encoding lysozyme family protein encodes MKPLTFYVKSKIGKVLAWSALGLVLLITLLVTAFSSYFTGTDENELASIPESVLKWKPIMEEELAKYGMEDYIEIVLAITATETDGSQLDVMQSSEAIGLAPNAIQDPVYSIQIGIKHFKNVIDQMNQTGVDLNTAIQSYNFGSGYLTYIADNGGVHTIELAETYSKEVVAPSLGNTSDQTYPYSASVADEKGNYLYTNGGNFYYADLVQQALTDGVTGNGVLAFPVEDQTITSAFGFRVHPITGENKLHGGIDFAPANGGNPPVFAALKGKVTQAAYSSSWGNYVKLTNENGIETLYAHLKEVTVLPGQQVETGEPIGYMGTSGSSTGVHLHFEVYQNNNRIDPASLLGL; translated from the coding sequence ATGAAGCCACTAACGTTTTATGTTAAGAGTAAAATTGGAAAAGTTCTTGCTTGGTCTGCATTGGGCCTCGTCCTCTTAATTACCCTATTAGTTACCGCCTTTTCCAGTTATTTTACTGGAACTGATGAGAACGAATTGGCTTCTATACCTGAATCAGTTCTAAAATGGAAACCCATCATGGAAGAGGAACTAGCCAAATATGGGATGGAAGACTATATAGAGATTGTATTGGCCATTACAGCTACTGAAACAGATGGATCTCAGTTAGATGTCATGCAGTCGAGTGAAGCCATTGGTTTAGCACCTAATGCCATTCAAGATCCCGTTTATAGTATTCAGATAGGGATAAAGCACTTTAAAAATGTGATTGATCAAATGAATCAAACAGGAGTGGACTTAAACACAGCGATTCAAAGCTACAACTTTGGTAGTGGCTATTTAACGTATATTGCAGATAACGGTGGTGTTCACACAATTGAATTGGCAGAAACGTATTCTAAAGAAGTCGTCGCGCCTTCCTTAGGCAATACATCCGATCAAACGTATCCTTATTCAGCTTCAGTGGCTGATGAAAAGGGCAATTACTTATACACGAATGGCGGTAATTTTTATTATGCCGATTTAGTACAACAGGCTTTAACCGATGGAGTAACGGGCAATGGGGTACTAGCCTTTCCAGTTGAGGATCAAACCATTACGTCTGCTTTTGGTTTTCGCGTCCACCCTATAACGGGAGAAAACAAACTGCATGGAGGTATTGACTTTGCGCCTGCGAACGGTGGAAATCCACCTGTTTTTGCGGCATTGAAGGGGAAAGTTACTCAAGCAGCTTATTCCAGCAGTTGGGGGAATTACGTGAAACTAACGAATGAGAATGGAATAGAGACGCTCTACGCTCATTTAAAAGAAGTCACCGTTTTACCTGGTCAACAAGTTGAAACAGGCGAACCCATTGGCTATATGGGTACTTCTGGATCTTCCACGGGTGTACATTTGCATTTTGAGGTCTATCAAAACAATAATCGAATCGATCCGGCATCATTGTTGGGATTGTAA
- a CDS encoding Y-family DNA polymerase yields the protein MIRMDYSYQSRRDILCIDVKSFFASVESVKRHLHPLESYIVVMSNPELEGGLVLASSPRVKKEYGIRTGSRRFEIPKNSKIQIVEPRMSLYIKVNMMINEIFKEFVSEEDIHIYSIDESFLDVTHSHALYGSTEEIARKIQLRIFHKLRLVTAIGIGDNPLLAKLALDNEAKKNKSQIAVWHYEDVPEKLWKIYPITDMWGIGGNTARNLYNLGIDSVYSLSQYDVKALKRIHGVIGEQLFYHAHGIDQTILSEKYIPKSRGYGKSQILKRDYVNQYEIEVVIREMADEISARLRKHKAETGVIHLSIGYSRDILDKGFNQQMKVFPTSSNTKIIETCLQLFRHNYTNQPVRQISIRCGKIDYKKELQLNLFEEPEKTIHKEELETVVDKIRKKYGFSSLVHASSLTRGGTAISRSGMVGGHKG from the coding sequence ATGATAAGAATGGATTATAGCTACCAATCAAGACGTGATATTCTTTGTATTGACGTTAAATCTTTTTTTGCTTCGGTAGAATCTGTTAAAAGACATTTACATCCTTTAGAATCCTATATTGTCGTAATGAGCAATCCAGAATTAGAGGGTGGGTTAGTTTTAGCAAGCTCGCCTAGAGTAAAAAAAGAATATGGCATAAGAACAGGTTCAAGGCGGTTTGAAATACCTAAAAATTCAAAAATACAAATAGTCGAACCTAGAATGTCATTGTATATAAAAGTTAATATGATGATAAATGAGATATTTAAAGAATTTGTTTCTGAGGAAGACATACATATTTACAGTATTGACGAAAGTTTTTTAGACGTTACGCATTCACACGCTCTTTATGGTTCAACAGAAGAAATTGCTAGAAAAATACAACTAAGAATTTTTCATAAATTGAGATTGGTAACAGCAATTGGGATTGGAGATAATCCTTTACTTGCAAAATTAGCACTAGATAACGAAGCAAAAAAGAACAAATCTCAAATTGCTGTTTGGCATTATGAAGATGTGCCAGAGAAGTTATGGAAAATCTACCCTATTACTGATATGTGGGGTATTGGAGGAAATACAGCAAGAAATTTATACAACTTAGGAATAGATTCTGTTTATAGTCTTTCGCAATATGATGTTAAAGCACTAAAACGAATTCATGGAGTCATTGGAGAACAACTCTTTTATCATGCTCATGGAATCGATCAGACTATATTATCAGAAAAGTATATTCCAAAATCTAGAGGATATGGAAAAAGTCAGATATTAAAAAGAGACTATGTTAATCAATATGAAATTGAAGTGGTTATTAGAGAAATGGCAGATGAAATATCCGCCAGGTTACGAAAACATAAAGCAGAAACAGGAGTAATCCATTTATCCATTGGATATTCCAGAGATATATTAGATAAGGGTTTTAATCAACAGATGAAAGTTTTTCCAACGTCCTCAAACACTAAAATCATTGAAACTTGTCTGCAACTATTTAGACATAATTATACTAATCAGCCAGTTAGACAAATATCTATTCGTTGCGGAAAAATTGATTACAAAAAAGAACTACAGTTAAATTTATTTGAAGAACCCGAAAAAACTATCCATAAAGAAGAATTGGAAACAGTAGTAGATAAAATAAGAAAGAAATATGGTTTCAGCTCGCTAGTTCATGCAAGTAGTTTAACGAGAGGTGGCACAGCTATTTCAAGAAGTGGAATGGTTGGGGGTCATAAAGGGTAA